From Choloepus didactylus isolate mChoDid1 chromosome 19, mChoDid1.pri, whole genome shotgun sequence, one genomic window encodes:
- the OTOR gene encoding otoraplin, producing the protein MARIFLLLLPGLVAIGAVHGIFMDSLASKKLCADEECVYTISLARAQEDYSAPDCRFINVKKGQQIYVYSKLVKENEAGEFWAGSVYGDHHEDNLGIVGYFPSSLVKEQHVYQEATREVPTTDIDFFCE; encoded by the exons ATGGCAagaatatttttacttcttcttccaGGTCTTGTGGCCATAGGTGCTGTGCATGGAATATTTATGGACAGCCTTGCTTCCAAGAAGCTCTGTGCAGATGAAGAGTGTGTCT ataCTATTTCTCTGGCTAGAGCTCAAGAAGATTACAGTGCCCCAGACTGTAGATTCATTAACGTTAAAAAAGGGCAGCAGATCTACGTTTATTCAAAGCTGGTAAAAGAAAACGAAGCTGgagaattttgggctggcagt GTTTATGGTGATCACCATGAGGACAATCTGGGCATTGTGGGTTATTTCCCCAGCAGCTTGGTCAAGGAACAGCACGTGTATCAGGAAGCCACCAGGGAGGTTCCCACCACG GATATTGATTTCTTCTGTGAGTAG
- the SNRPB2 gene encoding U2 small nuclear ribonucleoprotein B'', whose amino-acid sequence MDIRPNHTIYINNMNDKIKKEELKRSLYALFSQFGHVVDIVALKTMKMRGQAFVIFKELGSSTNALRQLQGFPFYGKPMRIQYAKTDSDIISKMRGTFADKEKKKEKKKAKTVEQTAATANKKPGQGILNSTNTQGNTTPNPQVPDYPPNYILFLNNLPEETNEMMLSMLFNQFPGFKEVRLVPGRHDIAFVEFENDGQAGAARDALQGFKITPSHAMKITYAKK is encoded by the exons ATGGATATCAGACCAAATCATACAATTTATATCAATAACAtgaatgacaaaattaaaaaagaag AATTGAAGCGATCCCTGTATGCCCTGTTTTCTCAGTTTGGCCATGTGGTAGATATTGTAGCTTTAAAGACTATGAAGATGAGGGGGCAGGCCTTCGTTATATTTAAGGAACTGGGCTCATCTACAAATGCCTTGAGACAGTTACAAGGATTTCCATTTTATGGTAAACCAATG CGAATCCAGTATGCAAAAACAGATTCTGATATAATATCTAAAATGCGTGGCACATTtgctgacaaagaaaagaaaaaagaaaagaaaaaagccaaaacaGTGGAACAGACTGCAGCAACTGCAAACAAAAAGCCTGGTCAG ggAATACTAAATTCAACTAACACCCAAGGAAATACAACACCTAATCCTCAG gtTCCTGATTACCctccaaattatattttattccttaATAACTTACCAGAGGAGACTAATGAGATGATGTTATCCATGCTCTTTAATCA GTTCCCTGGTTTCAAGGAAGTCCGTTTGGTACCTGGAAGACATGACATTGCTTTTGTTGAGTTTGAAAATGATGGGCAGGCTGGAGCTGCCAGGGATGCTTTACAAGGATTTAAGATCACACCATCCCATGCCATGAAGATCACCTATGCCAAGAAATAA